From Nguyenibacter vanlangensis, one genomic window encodes:
- a CDS encoding sn-glycerol-3-phosphate ABC transporter ATP-binding protein UgpC: MATVELRDVRKTYSDEEIIKGVSMTIRDREFVVFVGPSGCGKSTLLRMIAGLEEISAGDLLIDGARVNDMGPAERGLAMVFQSYALYPHMNVYRNMEFSLRLAGMPEAERRHRIADVARILQLEPYLNHKPGQLSGGQRQRVAIGRAIVRNPKVFLFDEPLSNLDAALRGQMRVELATLHRRLGATTIYVTHDQVEAMTMADRIVVLRKGVVEQIGTPLELYHRPRNLFVAQFMGSPAMNLLPARVVARSDREITVTTGPLTVVLPMDGTALETGASVTLGVRPEHVGLHDGGTTQGLVEISERLGAATLLHVRLSDGTQIVVQTGGDNADRPDTPVSVAPDPEHCHLFDADGMALDHSAAHPLLVGS, encoded by the coding sequence ATGGCGACAGTGGAGTTGCGGGACGTCCGCAAGACCTATTCGGACGAGGAGATCATCAAAGGGGTCTCGATGACGATCCGGGACCGGGAATTCGTGGTCTTCGTCGGGCCGTCAGGCTGCGGCAAATCGACCCTGCTGCGCATGATCGCGGGGCTGGAGGAGATCAGCGCGGGGGACCTGCTGATCGACGGCGCGCGGGTGAACGACATGGGGCCGGCCGAGCGGGGGCTGGCGATGGTGTTCCAGTCCTATGCGCTGTATCCGCACATGAATGTGTACCGGAACATGGAATTCTCGCTGCGCCTGGCCGGCATGCCGGAGGCCGAGCGGCGGCACCGCATCGCCGACGTCGCGCGGATCCTGCAACTGGAGCCCTATCTGAACCACAAGCCGGGGCAGTTATCCGGCGGCCAGCGGCAGCGCGTGGCGATCGGGCGGGCGATCGTGCGCAACCCCAAGGTCTTTCTGTTCGACGAGCCGCTGTCCAACCTGGATGCGGCGCTGCGCGGGCAGATGCGCGTGGAACTGGCCACCCTGCATCGCCGGCTGGGGGCGACAACCATCTATGTGACGCATGACCAGGTCGAGGCGATGACGATGGCCGACCGGATCGTGGTGCTGCGCAAGGGGGTGGTCGAGCAGATCGGCACGCCGCTGGAGCTGTATCACCGCCCGCGCAACCTGTTCGTCGCGCAGTTCATGGGATCGCCGGCGATGAATTTGCTGCCGGCGCGCGTGGTGGCGCGGTCGGACCGGGAGATCACGGTGACGACCGGGCCGCTGACCGTGGTCCTGCCGATGGACGGCACGGCGCTGGAGACGGGGGCCAGCGTCACGCTGGGGGTGCGGCCCGAGCATGTCGGCCTGCATGACGGCGGCACCACGCAGGGGCTGGTGGAGATCAGCGAGCGGCTGGGGGCGGCCACCCTGCTGCATGTGCGCCTGTCCGACGGGACGCAGATCGTGGTGCAGACCGGCGGCGACAATGCCGACAGGCCCGACACGCCGGTCAGCGTCGCCCCCGACCCGGAACATTGCCACCTGTTCGACGCCGACGGCATGGCGCTGGATCATTCGGCGGCGCACCCGTTGCTGGTCGGGTCCTGA
- a CDS encoding SDR family NAD(P)-dependent oxidoreductase, producing the protein MYTQKLRLDGRTAVVTGGAQNIGLACVTALAEFGARVIIADLDGRLAEGAAAELRAGGLDVAGATLDVTSTESVDALAARLKAEEGHVDILVCNAGICISEVRAEDMTDAQWLKQVDINLNGIFRCCRTFGRIMLEQGGGAIVNIGSMSGQIVNKPQEQAAYNASKAGVHQYTRSLAAEWATRGIRVNAVAPTYIETTLTRFGMENPRLYDAWLEGTPMHRVGQPDEVASVVQFLASDAASLMTGAVVNVDAGFTVW; encoded by the coding sequence ATGTACACGCAAAAGTTGCGCCTGGACGGCCGCACGGCGGTGGTGACGGGCGGCGCGCAGAATATCGGCCTGGCCTGCGTGACGGCGCTGGCGGAATTCGGCGCGCGGGTGATCATCGCCGACCTGGACGGCCGGCTGGCGGAAGGCGCCGCCGCCGAATTGCGGGCCGGGGGGCTGGATGTCGCGGGGGCGACGCTGGACGTGACCAGCACCGAAAGCGTGGACGCGCTGGCCGCCCGGCTGAAGGCGGAGGAGGGACATGTGGATATCCTGGTCTGCAATGCCGGGATCTGCATTTCCGAGGTCAGGGCCGAGGACATGACCGATGCGCAATGGCTGAAGCAGGTGGACATCAACCTGAACGGCATCTTTCGCTGCTGCCGGACCTTCGGGCGGATCATGCTGGAGCAGGGGGGCGGCGCGATCGTCAATATCGGGTCGATGTCCGGGCAGATCGTCAACAAGCCGCAGGAGCAGGCGGCCTATAACGCGTCGAAGGCCGGGGTGCATCAATATACCCGCTCGCTGGCGGCGGAGTGGGCGACGCGCGGCATACGGGTGAATGCGGTGGCGCCGACCTATATCGAGACGACGCTGACGCGCTTCGGCATGGAGAATCCGCGCCTGTACGACGCCTGGCTGGAGGGGACGCCGATGCATCGGGTGGGGCAGCCGGACGAGGTGGCGTCGGTGGTGCAGTTCCTGGCGTCGGATGCCGCCAGCCTGATGACCGGGGCGGTCGTCAATGTCGATGCCGGATTCACGGTCTGGTAG
- a CDS encoding sugar ABC transporter substrate-binding protein, with translation MKKPVLRTLALLAGGAASLVAVSLAGLATARADTTLTIATVNNVQMIEMRKLSHVFETAHPDIHLQWVTLEENVLRQRVTTDIATHAGQFDILTIGNYEVPLWAKLGWLDKFDNLPAAYDAGDIIAAVRDSISYQGQLYALPFYAESAMTLYRKDLFAKAGITMPAAPTYDQIRDFAAKTTDKAAGIYGICLRGKPGWGENMAYVTTLVTAFGGQYFDRDWKATIDTPAWHDALAYYTGVMTKYGPPGASANGFNENLSLFVTGHCAMWIDATSAAGTVFDKKQSSVADQVGFAAMPTGVFKGGPTWLWSWNLAIPATSTHADAARTFIEWATSKEYVQLVAKTDGWVNIPPGTRTSSYQSPEYQKVAPFSDFVLQAIEHSNPSGQTAQPRPYVGAQFVDIAPFQGIGTQIGQIVAAMLTGATSLDGGLKSANAIANRAMRQAGYQK, from the coding sequence ATGAAAAAGCCGGTCCTGCGGACCCTCGCCCTCCTCGCCGGCGGGGCCGCCTCCCTGGTCGCCGTCTCCCTGGCCGGCCTCGCCACGGCCCGCGCCGACACGACCCTGACCATCGCCACGGTCAACAACGTGCAGATGATCGAAATGCGCAAATTGTCGCATGTGTTCGAAACCGCCCATCCCGACATCCACCTGCAATGGGTCACGCTCGAGGAAAATGTCCTGCGCCAGCGCGTGACGACCGACATCGCGACCCATGCCGGCCAGTTCGACATTCTGACCATCGGCAATTACGAGGTTCCGCTCTGGGCGAAACTGGGCTGGCTGGACAAGTTCGACAACCTGCCCGCCGCATACGACGCGGGCGACATCATCGCGGCCGTGCGCGACAGCATCAGCTACCAGGGACAGCTCTACGCCCTGCCCTTCTATGCCGAAAGCGCGATGACCCTGTACCGCAAGGACCTGTTCGCCAAGGCCGGGATCACCATGCCCGCCGCCCCGACCTATGACCAGATCCGCGACTTCGCCGCCAAGACCACGGACAAGGCCGCCGGCATCTACGGCATCTGCCTGCGCGGCAAGCCCGGCTGGGGCGAGAACATGGCCTATGTCACCACCCTGGTCACGGCCTTCGGCGGCCAGTATTTCGACCGGGACTGGAAGGCCACGATCGATACGCCGGCCTGGCATGACGCGCTGGCCTATTATACCGGCGTCATGACCAAATACGGCCCGCCCGGCGCCAGCGCCAACGGGTTCAACGAAAACCTCTCCCTGTTCGTCACCGGCCATTGCGCCATGTGGATCGACGCCACCAGCGCCGCCGGCACCGTGTTCGACAAGAAGCAGAGCAGCGTGGCCGACCAGGTCGGTTTCGCCGCCATGCCGACCGGCGTCTTCAAGGGCGGCCCGACCTGGCTGTGGTCATGGAACCTGGCGATCCCGGCGACCTCGACCCATGCCGATGCCGCGCGCACCTTCATCGAATGGGCGACGTCCAAGGAGTATGTGCAGCTCGTCGCCAAGACCGACGGGTGGGTGAACATCCCTCCAGGCACCCGTACTTCGTCCTACCAGTCGCCGGAATACCAGAAGGTCGCGCCGTTCTCGGACTTCGTCCTCCAGGCGATCGAACACTCCAACCCGTCCGGTCAGACCGCGCAGCCCCGCCCCTATGTCGGCGCGCAATTCGTCGATATCGCGCCCTTCCAGGGCATCGGCACCCAGATCGGCCAGATCGTGGCCGCCATGCTCACCGGCGCGACCAGCCTCGATGGCGGGCTGAAATCCGCCAACGCCATCGCCAATCGCGCGATGCGCCAGGCCGGCTACCAGAAATGA
- a CDS encoding SDR family oxidoreductase, whose protein sequence is MANPKPLAGKTALITGAARGIGKAIAARYAQEGAHVVIGDLNGDGAAATAAALDDGHPSDGQPGGGHSGIALDVTRQDSIDAAIAHVVARHGRLDILVNNAGIFDLAPTVEITRDSYRRVFAVNVEGLLFTLQAAARQMIAQGKDGEGQGGKGKGGKGKGGKIINFASQAGRRGEALVAVYCASKAAVISITQSTGLDLIKYGINVNAIAPGVVDNEHWDDVDRRFAQYEHLQPGEKKRMVGAAVPFGRMARPEEIAGLAVFLASPDADYIVAQTYNIDGGNWMS, encoded by the coding sequence ATGGCCAACCCCAAGCCATTGGCGGGCAAGACCGCACTGATCACCGGGGCCGCGCGCGGCATCGGCAAGGCGATCGCCGCGCGCTATGCCCAGGAAGGCGCGCATGTCGTCATCGGCGATCTCAACGGCGACGGCGCCGCCGCGACGGCCGCCGCCCTGGACGACGGACATCCCAGCGACGGACAGCCCGGCGGCGGACATTCCGGCATCGCGCTGGACGTCACCCGCCAGGACTCGATCGACGCGGCGATCGCCCATGTCGTCGCCCGCCACGGGCGGCTCGACATCCTGGTCAACAATGCCGGGATCTTCGACCTGGCCCCCACGGTCGAGATCACGCGCGACAGCTACCGGCGGGTCTTCGCGGTGAATGTCGAGGGATTGCTGTTCACCCTGCAGGCCGCCGCCCGCCAGATGATCGCGCAAGGCAAGGACGGTGAAGGCCAGGGCGGTAAAGGCAAGGGCGGTAAAGGCAAGGGCGGCAAGATCATCAACTTCGCCTCCCAGGCCGGCCGGCGCGGCGAGGCCCTGGTCGCCGTCTATTGCGCGTCCAAGGCCGCCGTGATCTCGATCACCCAGAGCACCGGCCTCGACCTGATCAAATACGGCATTAACGTCAACGCCATCGCCCCCGGCGTGGTGGACAACGAGCATTGGGACGACGTGGACCGCCGCTTCGCGCAATACGAACATCTGCAGCCCGGCGAGAAGAAGCGCATGGTCGGCGCCGCCGTGCCGTTCGGCCGCATGGCCCGGCCCGAGGAAATCGCGGGCCTCGCGGTGTTCCTCGCCTCGCCCGATGCCGACTATATCGTCGCGCAGACCTACAATATCGATGGCGGCAACTGGATGAGCTGA
- a CDS encoding D-tagatose-bisphosphate aldolase, class II, non-catalytic subunit, whose amino-acid sequence MTPETAATSDGPLAALRPLRDQDHPRGIVSVCSAHPMVIEAALRHARARGTHALIEATCNQVNQDGGYTGMTPADFRDFVFAIAGRIGLPPARIILGGDHLGPNPWRHLPPDDAMARAGDMIAAYVRAGFRKLHLDASMGCRGEPAHLPDAIVAQRAARLAARAETQGQVTPGRITPGQTGPLYVIGTEIPTPGGATEALDHLAPTAPDAALATWRIHQAAFAQHAPAAWSRVLGLVVQPGVEFGHDDVAIYRPDRARALSATLDHMPGLVFEAHSTDYQPDAALASLVRDGFAILKVGPELTFALREALYGLDAMSGFLHPGAPSLRDTMERLMLAAPAHWAGHYPGAPDAQHLLRHFSYSDRIRYYWPTAEAGAAVQALRARLSSAPLPPTLVSQYLPRLYDRVRSGALPATPDALLLQAVGDVLDRYGHAAGDPPAKEERQ is encoded by the coding sequence ATGACTCCGGAAACCGCCGCCACAAGCGACGGCCCGCTGGCCGCCCTGCGCCCGCTGCGCGACCAGGATCATCCGCGCGGGATCGTCTCGGTCTGCTCGGCCCACCCGATGGTGATCGAGGCCGCCTTGCGCCATGCCCGCGCCCGGGGCACCCACGCGCTGATCGAGGCCACCTGCAACCAGGTCAACCAGGATGGCGGCTATACCGGCATGACGCCGGCCGATTTCCGCGATTTCGTCTTCGCCATCGCCGGCCGGATCGGACTGCCGCCGGCGCGGATCATCCTGGGCGGCGACCATCTCGGCCCCAACCCGTGGCGGCACCTGCCGCCCGACGACGCCATGGCCCGGGCCGGCGACATGATCGCCGCCTATGTCCGGGCCGGATTCCGCAAGCTGCATCTCGACGCCAGCATGGGCTGCCGGGGAGAGCCCGCGCACCTGCCCGACGCGATCGTCGCCCAGCGCGCCGCCCGCCTGGCCGCGCGCGCCGAAACCCAGGGCCAGGTCACGCCGGGCCGCATCACGCCGGGCCAAACCGGACCGCTCTATGTCATCGGCACCGAAATCCCGACGCCGGGCGGCGCGACCGAGGCGCTGGACCATCTGGCCCCGACCGCCCCCGACGCCGCGCTGGCCACCTGGCGGATCCACCAGGCCGCCTTCGCCCAACACGCGCCCGCCGCCTGGTCCCGGGTGCTGGGCCTCGTCGTGCAACCGGGGGTGGAATTCGGCCATGACGACGTCGCGATCTACCGGCCCGACCGCGCCCGGGCCCTGTCGGCCACGCTGGACCACATGCCCGGCCTGGTGTTCGAGGCCCATTCGACCGACTACCAGCCGGACGCCGCGCTGGCCTCACTGGTGCGGGATGGTTTCGCCATCCTCAAGGTCGGCCCCGAACTGACCTTCGCGCTGCGTGAGGCACTGTACGGCCTGGATGCGATGTCGGGCTTCCTGCACCCTGGCGCGCCGTCGCTGCGCGATACGATGGAGCGCCTCATGCTGGCCGCTCCCGCCCATTGGGCCGGCCATTATCCCGGCGCTCCGGACGCCCAGCACCTGCTGCGCCATTTCAGCTACAGCGATCGTATCCGGTATTACTGGCCGACGGCCGAGGCCGGGGCCGCGGTACAGGCGTTGCGCGCACGCCTGTCATCCGCCCCCCTGCCCCCCACCCTGGTCAGCCAGTACCTGCCGCGCCTGTACGATCGCGTCCGATCCGGCGCCCTGCCGGCCACCCCCGACGCTCTGCTGCTTCAGGCGGTCGGGGACGTCCTGGATCGCTACGGCCATGCCGCCGGCGATCCCCCAGCCAAGGAAGAAAGACAATAA
- a CDS encoding sugar kinase, which produces MRSDTAPRPAPADMTGMTDMIVTIGETLAEIMAEQTGHGFREPMALRGPYPSGAPAIFIDQVARLGHPAGLVSCVGNDDFGMLNIERLRRDGVDVSAIRVAPDQATGTAFVRYRPDGERDFVYNIRHSACGLVSLTDQALGLLDRARHLHVMGSSLFSFRIIDEVATALKHIRQRGGTLSFDPNIRKEMLDIPEMRAAMEMMLQHCDIFLPSGPELMMLTDAKTEDEAVREILGAGVSEIVVKRGARGASYYGRGETLHLPACPAQEIDPTGAGDCFGATFVTCRLQGRAPRDSLRYANAAGARAVTVRGPMEGVSTFAELDAVLAHGAGAAA; this is translated from the coding sequence ATGAGATCCGACACGGCCCCGCGCCCGGCCCCGGCGGACATGACGGGAATGACGGACATGATCGTGACCATCGGCGAGACCCTCGCCGAGATCATGGCCGAACAGACCGGCCACGGCTTCCGCGAACCGATGGCCCTGCGCGGCCCCTATCCCTCGGGCGCGCCGGCGATCTTCATCGACCAGGTGGCGCGGCTCGGCCATCCGGCGGGGCTGGTTTCCTGCGTCGGCAACGATGATTTCGGCATGCTGAACATCGAGCGGCTGCGGCGCGACGGCGTCGACGTCTCGGCGATCCGCGTCGCCCCCGACCAGGCCACGGGCACCGCGTTCGTCCGCTACCGGCCGGATGGCGAGCGCGATTTCGTCTATAATATCCGCCATTCCGCCTGCGGCCTGGTCAGCCTGACCGACCAGGCGCTCGGCCTGCTGGACCGCGCGCGCCACCTGCATGTCATGGGCTCGTCCCTCTTTTCCTTCCGCATCATCGATGAGGTCGCGACGGCGCTGAAACATATCAGGCAACGCGGCGGCACCTTGTCTTTCGATCCCAATATCCGCAAGGAAATGCTCGATATTCCGGAAATGCGCGCGGCGATGGAAATGATGCTGCAGCATTGCGACATCTTCCTGCCCAGCGGCCCGGAACTGATGATGCTGACCGACGCGAAGACCGAGGACGAGGCGGTGCGGGAAATCCTCGGCGCCGGCGTGTCCGAAATCGTCGTCAAGCGCGGCGCCCGGGGCGCCAGCTATTACGGCCGTGGCGAAACGCTGCACCTGCCCGCCTGCCCGGCGCAGGAAATCGACCCGACCGGCGCCGGCGACTGCTTCGGCGCCACCTTCGTAACCTGCCGCCTGCAAGGCCGCGCCCCGCGCGACAGCCTCCGCTACGCCAACGCCGCCGGCGCCCGCGCGGTGACGGTCCGCGGCCCGATGGAAGGGGTTTCGACCTTCGCCGAACTGGATGCCGTACTCGCCCACGGCGCCGGAGCCGCGGCATGA
- a CDS encoding DeoR family transcriptional regulator, producing the protein MSIGTRSTVLQRRLHIAERIRQQGQVRVDALARECGISTVTIRADLAYLEDQGLAIRTSGGARATGAVRHGARDAQCPLSTPQHRAMAMIAARLARPPMTVLLGPGTLPALLPPYLPPAPDLNIVVTSLDALPAARQHGGGQVHLLGGQCHPDRPDIDGPAAIRALALHDIDLFVLETAWIARTGLALHANASLPLHQAAARAARATASLLDAGRHGASTPPCAVLLQATDFLITADRPDTPSPFLLADLGFAPAPPSGDPARLYARSRARSADAARPPSTRKDTQDVGAPVT; encoded by the coding sequence ATGTCGATCGGTACCCGAAGCACGGTCCTGCAACGCCGCCTGCACATCGCCGAACGGATCCGGCAGCAGGGACAGGTGCGGGTCGACGCGCTCGCCCGCGAATGCGGCATCTCCACGGTCACCATCCGCGCCGACCTCGCCTATCTCGAGGACCAGGGCCTGGCCATCCGCACCAGCGGCGGCGCACGCGCGACCGGCGCCGTCCGCCACGGCGCGCGCGACGCGCAATGCCCGCTCTCGACGCCGCAGCACCGCGCCATGGCCATGATCGCGGCGCGGCTGGCGCGGCCGCCCATGACCGTACTGCTGGGTCCGGGCACGCTGCCGGCCCTGCTGCCGCCCTATCTGCCGCCCGCGCCCGACCTGAACATCGTCGTGACGTCGCTCGACGCGCTGCCCGCCGCCCGCCAGCATGGCGGCGGACAGGTGCATCTGCTGGGCGGCCAGTGCCACCCCGACCGGCCGGACATCGACGGACCGGCCGCCATCCGCGCGCTGGCGCTGCACGACATCGACCTGTTCGTCCTGGAAACCGCCTGGATCGCCCGGACCGGCCTGGCCCTGCACGCCAACGCCTCGCTCCCGCTGCACCAGGCCGCGGCCAGGGCCGCGCGCGCCACCGCGTCCCTGCTCGACGCCGGCCGGCACGGCGCCTCCACCCCGCCATGCGCCGTGCTGCTCCAGGCCACCGATTTCCTGATCACCGCGGACCGGCCGGACACGCCCTCCCCATTTCTGCTCGCCGATCTGGGCTTCGCGCCCGCCCCGCCATCCGGCGACCCGGCACGGCTCTACGCACGATCGCGCGCCAGGTCCGCTGACGCAGCCCGCCCGCCCAGCACGCGTAAAGACACCCAAGACGTTGGAGCCCCCGTGACATGA
- a CDS encoding HAMP domain-containing sensor histidine kinase translates to MPVSAPAGSRRGWRLWRTTVFRLTLAYAAFFALAGMALLVVILWSATGFMTRQVDASIAAEMAEVMADAADPALHGDPYKTVIDSLARRSPAFQYLLQSADGKPLAGNMHALRPVPGIRLMLRDHRLGHENNPEPTVLHGQGRVLPDGRFLFVGLNVYSVAEMRQSLARAFLWCLGPILALGLVSGFLLSMSMARKVERISVASRAIMDGDLSQRIARGGGGDEFDHLADSLNAMLDRIATLMLNLSQVTNDIAHDLRTPLTRLRQKLELAERDDLTRDALREALAGAGGELDRILSTFSALLRIAQIEAGSRRAGFTALDLRPLLQTLHEAYAPVAEEGGQTMTFQPGPLPLPVQGDPELLTQLVANLIENAITHAGPGAALALDAGRTGERVHITVSDTGPGIPAGLRQKVLQRFFRLESSRTTPGNGLGLSLVAAIAGLHDAELTLDDNHPGLRCTLTFAAAVRSTL, encoded by the coding sequence TTGCCGGTTAGCGCGCCCGCTGGATCGCGGCGCGGCTGGCGGCTGTGGCGCACGACCGTCTTCCGCCTCACCCTGGCCTACGCCGCGTTCTTCGCCCTGGCGGGGATGGCGCTGCTCGTCGTCATCCTGTGGTCGGCGACCGGCTTCATGACGCGGCAGGTCGATGCCTCGATCGCCGCCGAGATGGCCGAGGTGATGGCCGATGCCGCCGACCCGGCGCTCCACGGCGATCCGTACAAGACGGTCATCGACTCCCTGGCCCGCCGCTCGCCGGCATTCCAGTACCTTCTGCAATCGGCCGACGGCAAACCGCTGGCCGGCAACATGCACGCGCTGCGCCCGGTGCCCGGGATCCGGCTGATGCTGCGCGACCATCGCCTGGGCCATGAAAATAATCCCGAACCGACCGTCCTCCACGGCCAGGGCCGCGTCCTGCCCGACGGACGCTTCCTGTTCGTCGGACTGAACGTCTACTCGGTCGCCGAAATGCGCCAGTCCCTCGCCCGCGCCTTCCTCTGGTGCCTGGGGCCGATCCTCGCGCTGGGGCTCGTCTCCGGCTTTCTGCTCAGCATGAGCATGGCCCGCAAGGTCGAACGGATCAGCGTGGCCAGCCGCGCGATCATGGATGGCGACCTGTCGCAGCGCATCGCGCGCGGCGGCGGCGGCGACGAATTCGACCATCTCGCCGACAGCCTCAACGCCATGCTCGACCGCATCGCCACCCTGATGCTGAACCTGTCGCAGGTCACCAACGACATCGCCCACGATCTGCGCACGCCCCTGACCCGCCTGCGGCAGAAGCTTGAACTGGCCGAACGCGACGACCTGACCCGCGACGCCCTGCGCGAGGCGCTGGCCGGCGCCGGCGGCGAGCTGGACCGCATCCTGTCCACCTTCTCCGCCCTGCTGCGTATCGCCCAGATCGAGGCCGGCAGCCGGCGCGCGGGCTTCACCGCGCTCGACCTGCGCCCGCTGCTTCAAACCTTGCACGAAGCCTACGCCCCCGTCGCCGAGGAAGGCGGCCAGACCATGACGTTCCAGCCCGGCCCCCTCCCCCTGCCGGTCCAGGGCGATCCCGAATTGCTGACCCAGCTCGTGGCCAACCTGATCGAAAACGCGATCACCCATGCCGGCCCCGGCGCGGCACTCGCCCTCGACGCGGGGCGCACCGGCGAACGGGTCCACATCACCGTCAGCGACACCGGGCCGGGCATTCCCGCCGGCCTGCGGCAGAAGGTCCTGCAACGTTTCTTCCGGCTGGAATCCAGCCGCACGACGCCGGGCAACGGCCTGGGCCTCAGCCTGGTCGCCGCGATCGCCGGGCTGCACGATGCCGAACTCACGCTGGACGATAACCACCCCGGCCTGCGCTGCACCCTGACCTTCGCCGCGGCCGTCCGAAGCACTCTGTAA
- a CDS encoding response regulator transcription factor produces MRILLIEDDPESTAFIAQGLGGEGHAIDVAADGHAGLKRAAEDWDLLIVDRMLPGLDGLSIVRRLRATGLQAPVLFLTTMDGIDDRVAGLRAGGDDYLVKPFALVELAARVGALGRRAARGPRETVLRVADLEIDLLTRTASRAGKAIDLQPRELKLLEILMRHAGQVLTRAMLMELVWDFHFDPLTNLVESHISRLRGKVDRGHVELIHTVRGAGYCLRAPDPVAG; encoded by the coding sequence TTGCGTATCCTGCTGATCGAGGATGATCCGGAATCCACCGCCTTCATCGCCCAGGGGCTGGGCGGCGAAGGCCACGCAATCGACGTCGCCGCCGACGGCCATGCCGGCCTGAAACGCGCCGCCGAGGACTGGGACCTGCTGATCGTCGACCGCATGCTGCCGGGCCTCGACGGATTGTCGATCGTGCGCCGGCTGCGCGCCACCGGCCTCCAGGCCCCCGTCCTGTTCCTGACCACGATGGACGGCATCGATGACCGGGTGGCCGGATTGCGGGCCGGCGGCGACGATTACCTGGTCAAACCCTTCGCACTGGTCGAACTGGCGGCCCGCGTCGGCGCGCTGGGCCGGCGCGCCGCCCGCGGCCCGCGCGAAACCGTGCTGCGGGTCGCCGACCTGGAAATCGACCTGCTGACCCGCACCGCCTCCCGCGCCGGCAAGGCGATCGACCTGCAGCCGCGCGAACTCAAGCTGCTCGAAATCCTGATGCGTCATGCCGGCCAGGTCCTGACGCGGGCGATGTTGATGGAACTGGTCTGGGATTTTCATTTCGACCCGCTGACCAACCTGGTCGAAAGCCATATCAGCCGCCTGCGCGGCAAGGTCGATCGCGGCCATGTCGAACTGATCCACACCGTCCGCGGCGCCGGATACTGCCTGCGCGCGCCCGATCCCGTTGCCGGTTAG
- a CDS encoding HAD-IA family hydrolase, with product MQHETPLQPPLSMPLWPMQRAYAAFLFDMDGTLLDSIASANRVWSRWAEGHGLAPDSVLKVLHGVRAVETIRQLNLPDIDPEHEADRITQAEIADAEGTIALPGADAFVRALPTDRWAIVTSAPRALATVRLRAAGLPIPPVFITADDVARGKPAPDCFLLAAGILGVAAEDCLVWEDSPAGIAAAEGAGAGVVVLTATHRHRMETHHPAIADYVRLAHGQDETGALGLFMHP from the coding sequence ATGCAGCACGAAACGCCCCTTCAGCCGCCTCTCTCGATGCCCCTCTGGCCGATGCAACGTGCCTACGCGGCCTTCCTGTTCGACATGGACGGCACGCTGCTCGACAGCATCGCCTCGGCCAACCGCGTCTGGAGCCGCTGGGCCGAAGGGCATGGATTGGCGCCGGATTCGGTGCTGAAAGTCCTGCACGGTGTCCGCGCGGTCGAAACGATCCGCCAGTTGAACCTGCCGGACATCGACCCCGAGCACGAGGCCGACCGCATCACCCAGGCCGAAATCGCGGATGCCGAGGGCACGATCGCCCTGCCGGGCGCCGACGCCTTCGTCCGCGCGCTGCCCACCGATCGCTGGGCGATCGTCACCTCGGCGCCCCGCGCGCTGGCCACGGTCCGGCTGCGCGCCGCCGGCCTGCCGATTCCGCCCGTCTTCATCACCGCCGACGACGTCGCGCGGGGCAAGCCGGCCCCGGACTGCTTCCTGCTGGCCGCCGGCATCCTGGGCGTCGCCGCCGAGGACTGCCTGGTCTGGGAGGATTCGCCCGCCGGTATCGCTGCGGCCGAGGGCGCCGGCGCCGGGGTCGTGGTCCTGACCGCCACCCATCGCCACAGGATGGAAACCCACCACCCCGCCATCGCGGATTATGTCCGCCTGGCCCACGGCCAGGACGAAACGGGCGCGCTGGGCCTGTTCATGCACCCATGA